The DNA segment ACCCGGGCGCTCGGCGAGCCCGACGTCGGCCCGGCGAACGGCCCCGCCCCGGAGAGCTGGCGGCCCTGGCGCTCCTACGCACGGCAGCACCTCCGGGCCGCAGGGGCACCCCGGTGACGACCGAACGCGGGCACCACAGGACCGAGATGACCGAGATGAGCGAGATGGCCGAGACGACCTGCTACACGACCGTCGCCAGCCCCCTGGGCGACCTGCTGCTGACCGCGGACGCCTCGGGCGCCCTGACCTCGCTCTCCGTGCCGGGGCAGACCGTGCGGGGGCGGCCGAAGCCCGACGCGGTGGCGGCCGGGGTGCTCGGGCGGCCCGCGACGGAGCCGTTCCGCCAGGCCAGGGAGCAGCTGGCCGCGTACTTCGCGGGTGAGCTGACGGAGTTCCGGCTCCCGCTGAGCAGTGTGGGCACGGCCTTCCGGGAGAAGGTGTGGGCCGCGCTCGACTCCGTGCCCTACGGCACGACCACC comes from the Streptomyces sp. TS71-3 genome and includes:
- a CDS encoding methylated-DNA--[protein]-cysteine S-methyltransferase, giving the protein MTEMSEMAETTCYTTVASPLGDLLLTADASGALTSLSVPGQTVRGRPKPDAVAAGVLGRPATEPFRQAREQLAAYFAGELTEFRLPLSSVGTAFREKVWAALDSVPYGTTTTYGSLAARIGASRAAMRAVGGAVGANPLLIVRPCHRVIGADGSLTGYAGGLDRKRHLLALEHSLPPIPA